CTTTGCAGAACTTTCACTTAAAAAAGGCGAATAAAAGCTTATCCCAATCAAACCATTAAAACTTCCTACAATCTTTATCTGATCATCCGTGAGATTTCGTGGGTGTTTGCACAACGCATAACAGTTTGAATGGCTTACAATAAACGGACTATTAATAATCTTTACAACATCATAAAATGTTCTCTGTGACGCATGGGCAAGGTCAACAATAAAGTTCATCTCCAAAAGTCTTTTTAAAATTTCTTTTCCAAAACTGCTTAGAGCTTCATCTTCATAAGCTCCGCCACAAAGCTTGTTTTTGTGATTCCACGAAAGCGTAGCACCTTTTACACCTTTTTCTTTCAATATTTCAACATCAAAAATATCATTGATAAATGAAATGTCTTCAACAATTACCAAAATATTTAGTTTATTCTCATCAATAATTTTTGAGATACCAACATTGTTTACATCATATTTATTTAGCAAATCCAGAATTGTAAAGATGTTCTCCATAAAATCGATATCTTTGCGCCTTGTATCCTGCCATATTGCCATGTACTGAAGTTTTAAATCAACTTGTTTTGCTCTTTTAAAGTCAAACTGCAATAAATTTTCATAAAGTCCTTCATTTTTGAAAAACGCTGCTGTTAATGTGTCATTGTGGGCATCAGCAAACACTGCTGCAGCTCCTATTAGCTTCTGGGGCTCTATTAAAATTCTATTATTTCCTCCTTTGTTGCAAGAACTACATTATCAAAAATCTCTTTTGCAGATGCTAAATGCTTTTGCTCATCACACTCTGGCTTTAGGTGTGTCAAGACTAAAAGCTTGGCTCCAGCTTCTTTTGCCACTTTTGCTGCCTGTTTTGGACTCATATGGTACCTCTTTGATTCCTCAATCTTTTCAACTTCCTCATCTGTATATGCACAGTTTAGCAAGAGCAAATCTGCACCGCTGCAAAACGCTGCAAAATCCTCTTTGTATCCTGTATCACCAGAGAACACAAAGGCTTTCCCTTCCTCTTCAATCCTAACAGCAAAACTCTTATATGGGTGCTGACCTTCAAAAAAGGAAAGTTTAATACTCCCTATTTGGGTTTGCAAGTTTTCTTCAATATTTTTTACCTTGTAAACACCTTTTCTAATTAAGTTATATTCCTCTTGTGGCTCAGATGGAATAAAAAGGTCTATCTCTTTGCCACGGGACGCAAAGTAGTACCTCAAAACCCCTAAATCACTTGTGTGGTCAGCGTGAAGATGTGAGCATATTATAAACGAAATATCATCATAGGTGATATAGTTTAAAAGCTTTGACAAAACACCACTTCCACAGTCAATTAGAATGTTTGCGCTCTCTGTTTTTAGTAGATAACCAGATGTAGCCTCATTTTTAGTAGGGTATGGACCTCTTGCACCCAAGATTGTCAAAATCATTTTATCATCTCCTTGTTATATAGTAATTCCAAAAACTCAGTAATTATATCCCTGTACTTTTCTTCTTCTACCAAAAAAGAGTCATGTCCATAATCCGATTCAATCTCTTTGTAAATCAAATCAACACCTGCTTCTTGGAGCCTATCTCTCATATATCTCATCTGGCTGATTGGGAAGAGGATATCAGAGGTTATGGCTATGAGCAAAAACTTTGCCTTAATCCTCCTTAGTGCCTCATCCTCACTCCCATATGTCCTTCCAAGGTCGTATAGGTCCATTGCACGTGTAAGATATAAATATGTATTTGCATCAAATCTCTGAACAAGTTTCATTCCTTGATAGTGTAGATAACTTTCCACCTCAAATTCTGTGTTAAAAGACTCAAAAAAGCTCTCAACAGGGTCTTTCATCCTTCGGTTAAACTTCCTATCCATTAGTTTGTCTGACTGGTAAGTTATCATTCCGAGCATCCTTGCAATAGAAAGACCTTGAGCAGGACCTGTCTTGTCATAATAATCACCATTGTTCCAGTTAGGGTCTGCCATGATAGCCCTTCTCATAACTTCATTGAAGGCAATTGACTGCGCATTGAGCTTAAGTGGCGATGCAATGTTTATAACACCGTCCATAAAATCCGGGTAGCTCACAGCCCACTCTAAAGCTTGCATACCACCCATGGAACCGCCAACAACGCATAAAATATGCTCTATTTTCAGTGCTTCCAAAAGTTTTCTTTGAACATTGACCATGTCTTTGATAGTTATAATAGGAAACCTTGCACCATAAGGCTTTCCTGTTTCAGGGTCAATAGAAGAAGGGCCTGTTGTCCCCTGACAGCCACCGAGAACATTTGAACAGATAATAAAATACTTGTTTGTGTCAAACATCTTTCCGGGGCCGACAAACTTGTCCCACCAGCCGGGTTTTGGATCATCTTCTGAGTGTTTCGCAACGTGTGAATCGCCTGTCAGGGCATGAGTTATCAAAATAATGTTGTTCTTTTCTTTATTAATCTCTCCATAAGTCTCATAAGCAACTGTAATGGGTCCGAATTTCTTGCCACTTTCTAATACAAAGTCCTTGTTGTGTGCAAATTTTACAAACTTTTTGTAGCCCTCTTCCCAAAACTCAAATTTCTCCAATCTCTTTTACCCCCACATTGAAGCTTATTTAAAATGCATGAAAGATTGCCCCTTACATCAATTTTTAACTTTTTATCTTGGAGCAATCTTTCATGCAGCAGATGATAGGTCTTATTATATTCTTTATTTTAAATTTTATTTAGTGCACTCTCAATATCATATATTAAATCATCAATATCTTCAATACCAACAGACAATCTTATCATCTCTGGCAAAACTCCAGCTGCCCTT
This Caldicellulosiruptor changbaiensis DNA region includes the following protein-coding sequences:
- a CDS encoding dipeptidase; protein product: MFADAHNDTLTAAFFKNEGLYENLLQFDFKRAKQVDLKLQYMAIWQDTRRKDIDFMENIFTILDLLNKYDVNNVGISKIIDENKLNILVIVEDISFINDIFDVEILKEKGVKGATLSWNHKNKLCGGAYEDEALSSFGKEILKRLLEMNFIVDLAHASQRTFYDVVKIINSPFIVSHSNCYALCKHPRNLTDDQIKIVGSFNGLIGISFYSPFLSESSAKLEDIAKHIAHISQLIGHKHVCLGSDFDGADQFADGINGVEDLPKIKEVLSRFGFTDEEIFDILYNNLFSFTYEFLK
- a CDS encoding MBL fold metallo-hydrolase, whose product is MILTILGARGPYPTKNEATSGYLLKTESANILIDCGSGVLSKLLNYITYDDISFIICSHLHADHTSDLGVLRYYFASRGKEIDLFIPSEPQEEYNLIRKGVYKVKNIEENLQTQIGSIKLSFFEGQHPYKSFAVRIEEEGKAFVFSGDTGYKEDFAAFCSGADLLLLNCAYTDEEVEKIEESKRYHMSPKQAAKVAKEAGAKLLVLTHLKPECDEQKHLASAKEIFDNVVLATKEEIIEF
- the metX gene encoding homoserine O-acetyltransferase MetX; the protein is MEKFEFWEEGYKKFVKFAHNKDFVLESGKKFGPITVAYETYGEINKEKNNIILITHALTGDSHVAKHSEDDPKPGWWDKFVGPGKMFDTNKYFIICSNVLGGCQGTTGPSSIDPETGKPYGARFPIITIKDMVNVQRKLLEALKIEHILCVVGGSMGGMQALEWAVSYPDFMDGVINIASPLKLNAQSIAFNEVMRRAIMADPNWNNGDYYDKTGPAQGLSIARMLGMITYQSDKLMDRKFNRRMKDPVESFFESFNTEFEVESYLHYQGMKLVQRFDANTYLYLTRAMDLYDLGRTYGSEDEALRRIKAKFLLIAITSDILFPISQMRYMRDRLQEAGVDLIYKEIESDYGHDSFLVEEEKYRDIITEFLELLYNKEMIK